The window TCGAACTATCAACGCTGCTGACAGCCTCCCGCCAATTCAGATCGCATCCGGGAACTCGCCCATCGCCGCGTCCAGCCGCGCCTTGCGGCGGCGGGCAAAGGACGCCAGCGAGAGCACGGCGAGGCCGAGTGCTACCGGTGGGAACACCACCATGTTCACTGCGGACCAGCCGTAACTGGCGAGCAATTGGCCGGACGAGAACGAGCCGATCGCCATCATGCCGAACACCAGGAAATCGTTGAAGGCCTGCACCTTGTTGCGCTCCTGCGGCCGGTGCGTCTCCAGCACCAGCGCGGAAGCGCCGATGAAGGAGAAATTCCAGCCGATGCCGAGGACGATCAGCGTGGCCCAGAAATGCATCGCGGTGATGCCGGACAGCCCGATGCCGGCCGCGCCGGCCTCCAGCAGCAGGCCGGCGGCAACAACCTTGCGCGCGCCGAAGCGGGCGATCAGCGCGCCCGTGAAGAAGCTCGGCCCGTACATGGCGACGATGTGCCATTGAATGCCGAAATTGGAATCGGAAACGCTCAAGCCGCACAGCTTCATGGCGAGCGGCGCCGATGTCATCACCAGATTCATCATGGGGTAGGAGATGACGCCGCACAGCGCCGCCGCGATGAAGCGCGGCTGGGTCACGATCTCGAGCAGCGGCCGCCCGCCGTGAAGATCGGCCGGTGCCGGCTTCGGCATGTCGACACCTGCGACGATACCCATCGCGATGAGCGCGACGGCCGCCTGGACCAGGAAGCTGAAGGCGAACAGATAAGGCTGCCAGACATCCATGGTCCATTGCACGAGCTGCGGACCGAGCACGCCGGCGAACACGCCGCCCGCCATCACCCAGGACACCGCCTTGGGCCGATAGGCCGCACTGGCGCCGTCGGCGGCAGCGAAGCGATAAGACTGCGCCACCGCGCCGTAGAGGCCGCCGAGAAAAGTCGCCAGACAGAACAATGGAAACGAAGCGTGCAGGATCGCGAACGAGCCGAGCAGACCGGTCAGCGCGCCCAGACCTGTGCCGACGATGAAAGCCATTCGGCGGCCGAAGCGGCGCGAGATCGCGCCGGTCGGCAGCGTGCCGGCGGCGAGGCCGAGCACATACATCGAGATCGGCACGGTCGCGAACGAAACGTCGGGCGCGAGCGTCGCGCCGACGATTGCGCCGGTGGCGAAGATCACCGCCGAGTTGGCGCCGGTCAGCGCCTGCGCGGCGGCTAGGCGCACCACATTGGCGCGCACGCGGGCGTCGGCGGCGATCTCATTGGCTGCAGTCACATCCAGCATCGGCATTTCCGCCCCAACGGGCTTTCGAGGGGCTTTTAAAGGCTCGCTTGATTCCCGGCACTATGCCGGGGCGCGGGAGGCCGGGCAACCGGCGCAAACGGGCGCAGGCCATGTCTCTGACGCAATCGGACCGATCATAATGGGCCGCGCACTTGACGGTTTG of the Bradyrhizobium sp. WSM1417 genome contains:
- a CDS encoding MFS transporter, translated to MLDVTAANEIAADARVRANVVRLAAAQALTGANSAVIFATGAIVGATLAPDVSFATVPISMYVLGLAAGTLPTGAISRRFGRRMAFIVGTGLGALTGLLGSFAILHASFPLFCLATFLGGLYGAVAQSYRFAAADGASAAYRPKAVSWVMAGGVFAGVLGPQLVQWTMDVWQPYLFAFSFLVQAAVALIAMGIVAGVDMPKPAPADLHGGRPLLEIVTQPRFIAAALCGVISYPMMNLVMTSAPLAMKLCGLSVSDSNFGIQWHIVAMYGPSFFTGALIARFGARKVVAAGLLLEAGAAGIGLSGITAMHFWATLIVLGIGWNFSFIGASALVLETHRPQERNKVQAFNDFLVFGMMAIGSFSSGQLLASYGWSAVNMVVFPPVALGLAVLSLASFARRRKARLDAAMGEFPDAI